A single genomic interval of Coleofasciculus sp. FACHB-1120 harbors:
- a CDS encoding nucleoside transporter C-terminal domain-containing protein: MSHPWYLNVISFLGIFGLCAIAWLFSEHKRVIPWRVIIWGIGLQLVLAFLVFQFPPTRTALEWFSNLLNGVFEAADFGARFVFGGNIVPKGNPPVPVGIPPVNLGYIFAFRALPTVIFFSGLMALLYNIGVIQIITEIFAKLFYWTMRLSGAEALSGAANIFVGIEAAIVVKPYLPKMTRSELAAILACCFGTAASSTLAIYVSFLKPVFPNILGHLVSASIIAIPACFVISKILVPETGVPVTLGGIPSEKQAKEFEQNEFEEYENQDKPKQETVGGEPIERVSPLDAAIVGSLDGVKMAVAIAAVLILILGLVSLINQFFGWLAGLPGGLGDFFKIVTLQNIEGALFYPLTILTGVPLSESWEASVIIGRRLLETAIPPYQALAEAAQRPVNPLSDRTVLIVSYALSGFAHLASVGIFVGGTIALIPSRRKDISELGWKALFAGTLGTLMIACLAGVFDTGDPSILGVQGTPASITAPAASPTLSPVPGATVSPVPTSTPVNPAITPLPATTISPEPTATPGNPAVAPSPATRLQAPATKPPATPRTTTTPKAIPSPRPPATPRATTPPKQAPQPKPTASAVPSPSP; the protein is encoded by the coding sequence ATGTCTCATCCTTGGTATCTTAACGTTATCTCTTTTCTGGGCATTTTTGGTTTATGCGCGATCGCGTGGTTGTTTTCGGAGCACAAACGAGTCATCCCCTGGCGTGTCATTATCTGGGGCATTGGCTTACAGTTAGTTTTGGCTTTTTTGGTGTTTCAGTTCCCGCCGACACGCACAGCTTTAGAATGGTTTAGTAACTTACTAAATGGCGTTTTTGAAGCTGCTGACTTTGGGGCACGATTTGTATTTGGCGGAAATATAGTACCTAAGGGAAATCCACCAGTTCCAGTTGGAATTCCACCCGTCAATCTTGGCTATATTTTTGCTTTTCGCGCCTTACCGACGGTGATTTTTTTCTCCGGACTGATGGCACTTCTCTACAATATTGGTGTCATTCAAATTATCACCGAGATTTTTGCTAAATTATTTTATTGGACAATGCGCTTGAGCGGAGCGGAAGCCTTAAGCGGTGCTGCTAATATTTTTGTAGGCATTGAGGCAGCGATTGTCGTTAAGCCGTATCTGCCGAAAATGACCCGTTCGGAACTAGCAGCAATTCTAGCTTGTTGTTTTGGCACTGCTGCTTCCTCAACTTTGGCAATTTACGTTAGTTTCCTCAAACCTGTTTTTCCGAATATTCTAGGACATTTAGTATCGGCATCTATTATTGCTATTCCCGCTTGTTTTGTAATCTCAAAAATTTTAGTACCGGAAACAGGAGTTCCTGTAACGCTTGGTGGCATTCCTAGCGAGAAACAAGCCAAAGAGTTTGAGCAAAATGAGTTTGAGGAATACGAGAATCAGGACAAGCCGAAACAGGAAACAGTGGGTGGAGAACCTATCGAGCGAGTCAGCCCCTTAGATGCAGCGATTGTCGGCTCTTTAGATGGAGTGAAAATGGCAGTCGCGATCGCTGCCGTACTGATTCTAATTTTGGGTTTGGTTTCTTTAATCAATCAATTTTTTGGTTGGTTGGCAGGTTTACCCGGCGGATTGGGTGACTTCTTTAAAATTGTTACCTTGCAAAATATTGAAGGAGCCTTATTTTATCCGCTGACTATTTTAACAGGCGTTCCCTTGAGCGAATCTTGGGAAGCATCTGTAATCATTGGGCGCAGATTATTAGAAACGGCAATTCCTCCTTATCAAGCATTGGCAGAAGCTGCCCAAAGACCAGTGAATCCCCTAAGCGATCGCACTGTCTTAATCGTCAGTTATGCCCTCTCTGGATTTGCCCATCTTGCTTCAGTCGGTATTTTTGTGGGTGGCACTATTGCCTTAATTCCTTCTCGGCGCAAAGATATCTCCGAACTCGGTTGGAAAGCTTTGTTTGCCGGAACTCTGGGGACATTAATGATTGCCTGTCTTGCAGGTGTGTTTGACACTGGAGATCCCAGCATTTTGGGTGTACAAGGAACTCCGGCTTCTATCACCGCCCCAGCTGCCAGCCCAACGCTGTCTCCCGTTCCCGGTGCGACGGTTTCCCCTGTACCAACGTCAACACCCGTCAACCCAGCCATAACGCCCTTACCAGCTACGACGATTTCACCCGAACCAACGGCAACACCTGGTAATCCAGCCGTAGCGCCCTCACCAGCGACTCGCCTGCAAGCGCCCGCCACGAAACCTCCGGCGACACCCAGAACGACAACAACACCCAAGGCGATCCCATCCCCTCGTCCTCCAGCAACGCCCAGAGCCACCACCCCGCCAAAGCAAGCTCCTCAACCCAAGCCTACGGCTTCAGCCGTTCCGTCTCCTTCCCCCTAA